Below is a window of Escherichia coli DSM 30083 = JCM 1649 = ATCC 11775 DNA.
ACAGCCCTTAATCCACAACGCGTTCCTGAATTAACCATTCCGGATAAACTATGGGATCAAATTCAGGCATCGAAAGGAACTGGCTGGTTTCCGTTAATGGATTAAATATCGATTACTCTCCCGAGAGTAAAACTATCAAATCAATGAGTAACCGATACAGCCTCGCAAATTCTTTCAGATAATTAACCCGTCACTGCGGCACGTTCTCTCGTAAGGCGTGCCTGCAGTGTAATCCAGTATGTATCCGGCATAGTTGACGGTTTAATAAAACTCAATTCCTCTCCCTGGTTACCTACAACGATATCTTGTATAACACCCTAGGAGATACGACGTTACGATGAGATGCGATATGCTCCTCAGCGCCAATCAACGCCAGGACTGGGCCAGTCTTGAGATCAGACTCATTCCCGTAACTGATTTCAGGCGACATATATCAATGACGTTGGGGCAATAAAAGATAGCCGATGTAATACATCTATTCAAATTTGTGATACATGTCAAAAAATTGGTTGACCAAACTCGTTATTTATATAAGGGCACTTACGAAGTGCACTCTTTTTTAAAGCGAGGAAGTACCAATGAAAAAGAATAAAGTACAGCAAATCAGTCATAAACTGATTAATATCGTTGTTTTTGTCGCAATTGTAGAATACGCCTATTTATTTCTCCATTTCTATTAATAACGGCAATAAACTGTTCACTTCAGTGATATTTAAAATATGCATCCTCTCCCTTTTTTGTAAGTAATTATTATATCCGTGGGAGAGGAATACACATTGTCAGGTAATCAATCATGCTGCAATAAATCATCGGCCAGTAAAGTGGAGATAGCCTCCATTCTCGAAAAATCCATACTCTCAGCGAAACCATCATCAATCACTCATCCAGGCGTTTATGGGAGCGTCGCCAATGGCTGCTAACAATGCCAGACTTCCCCGTTGCGGAAATTCCACATCCCACAAATAGTCACAGTGATTGGGTGTTGAAATGATCCGGATGAGCATGTATCTTTACGGTTATGTTATAACATAACAGGTAAAAATGATGAAACCCAATATCCATCCTGAGTATCGTACTGTGGTGTTCCACGACACCAGCGTTGATGAGTACTTTAAAATCGGCTCGACTATCAAAACAGACCGTGAGATTGAGCTGGATGGCGTAACGTATCCGTACGTAACAATTGATGTCTCTTCGAAATCGCACCCGTTCTATACAGGGAAGCTGAGAACAGTGGCATCAGAAGGAAATGTTGCACGGTTCACCCAACGTTTTGGTCGTTTTGTTAGCACGAAAAAGGGGGCATGATGAAAGTCCTTAACTCTCTGCGTACCGCAAAAGAACGCCATCCAGACTGTCAGATTGTGAAGCGAAAAGGACGGCTGTATGTGATTTGTAAATCTAATCCACGTTTTAAGGCCGTTCAGGGTCGTAAGAAAAAACGTTGATTTAAAATTCGACGAATTAACGATATTTATCTGATTAATAATCAGACCGGATTAATGTTGGTGTATTTATTACACCAGCATTAATTTTCCTGGGGATGTATCTTCCTGTTCATTTAAGGTCAACTGCCTGACGTTTCTCTCCGAATATTCCATTATATTAATGTTGACTTGTTGACCAGTTTCGCCCTGTATGCTGGCATCAACTCTCTTTTAGACTGAACACGCCACTCAGTTTCCTCCCTTTGCGACGCAGCCTGCATTTACACTCAAACTGTTAAGATGATAAATGTGGTAAATCTGTTGGTACTGACATAAAAACGTTTACGCCACAGGAACGGCCAGATCCATCGGTAACCCCATCGCCGACGTTCGAGTGCCAGTTAGAGTAACGCGCACAGATGACTGAATGCAGTGCCCTGGCAAAGAGGCCATCGTTCCTGTGACAACTGGCAGTCTTCGTTTAACTTCACTTAATTTGGCTCTTGGGGGGCTTACCGGACAGATGACGTACTTACACCTGTTTAATTTTTCATCACTTATTGGGATGAACACCCATAACCATTTTGTGCGGCATGTTAATCCATTAAAACACCTTACTGATTGGCAAATCATCTTTAATTATGACTTATGATAGTTTTATATTCTATTTCTTGTCATTTAAACTTGTTTTTTTACTAGTCCATTACACAACACATTAAGACTATTCCTAACACCTCAGGGCAAAGTTCCTGGCTAATATAAAATGCAAGTAAGAATTGAACGTTATATTGCCAATAACCTTATGAAACTGAATGTCTTTTTCTTCTTATCAAAAAAGCAATATTTTCATTTTTTGTAAATATTGACTTAACCATGGAATTCATTTTCTGTTCACATATTGACACTCATCAGGAAAAAAACATAAATTTAAACCTAATCGAAATAATTAAAACTTAATCTCGTTTAACCTATATTGATATGTGCTACGTATCTTATTTACTTCCGATTTACTAAAGAAACTGAATGTACCTGTAAAAATTACAGGTTTGGAAAGTAGTGACATGGCAAAATGATTACAGCAGGGACTATGAGGTTAAAAACCATATGGAATGTCAAAACCGTTCTGATAAATACATCTGGTCTCCCCATGACGCCTACTTCTATAAAGGACTATCTGAACTGATTGTGGATATCGACAGATTAATTTATCTATCGCTGGAGAAAATCAGAAAAGATTTCGTGTTTATCAATCTCAATACGGATTCTTTAACTGAGTTTATAAACCGTGATAATGAGTGGTTATCCGCGGTAAAGGGGAAACAGGTCGTATTGATTGCGGCCAGAAAGTCAGAAGCCTTAGCAAATTATTGGTATTACAACAGCAATATTAGGGGCGTGGTATACGCTGGACTGAGTCGTGATATTAGAAAAGAACTGGCCTATGTGATTAATGGCAGGTTCCTGAGAAAAGATATTAAGAAAGATAAAATCACTGACCGGGAAATGGAAATTATCCGCATGACGGCTCAGGGAATGCTGCCTAAATCGATTGCCAGAATTGAAAATTGTAGTGTGAAGACAGTGTATACCCATCGGCGGAATGCAGAGGCCAAGCTGTACTCAAAATTATATAAGTTGGTTCAGTAAACTCCAGGCAAGTTAGTTTTAAAAATGACTCACCGGGACTTCATGTCCTCAATTCAACTCGGGAAGAAAAGCAATGAAAAAAAAGGTTCTGGCAATAGCTCTGGTAACGGTGTTTACCGGTACAGGTGTAGCGCAGGCTGCTGACGTAACAGCTCAGGCTGTAGCGACCTGGTCAGCAACAGCCAAAAAAGACACCACCAGTAAGCTGGTTGTGACGCCACTCGGTAGCCTGGCGTTCCAGTATGCCGAAGGCATTAAAGGTTTTAACTCACAAAAAGGTCTATTTGACGTGGCTATCGAGGGTGACTCAACGGCTACCGCCTTTAAACTGACCTCACGCCTTATCACCAACACCTTAACCCAGTTGGATACCTCAGGTTCCACACTGAATGTGGGCGTGGATTATAACGGCGCGGCAGTCGAAAAAACTGGCGATACCGTGATGATCGATACCGCCAACGGCGTACTGGGCGGCAACCTTAGCCCACTGGCTAACGGTTACAATGCCAGCAATCGTACCACCGCACAGGATGGTTTCACTTTCTCCATCATCAGCGGCACCACCAATGGTACCACCGCAGTAACCGATTACAGCACTCTACCGGAAGGCATCTGGAGCGGCGACGTTAGCGTACAGTTCGACGCTACCTGGACCAGTTAATCTCTCTGATGTACCAGCAGGGGTACCCCCCTGCTTTATTCCTGGACGGAATTGTTATGAAAAAGCACCTTCTGCCTCTCGCTCTGCTGTTTTCCGGAATATCACCGGCCCAGGCGCTGGATGTCGGCGATATATCATCGTTTATGAACAGTGACAGCAGCACGCTAAGCAAAACGATCCAAAACAGTACCGACAGTGGCCGCCTCATCAATATCCGTCTCGAACGGCTCTCTTCACCGCTTGACGACGGGCAGGTTATCGCAATGGACAAGCCGGATGAGTTGCTACTCACTCCCGCCAGCTTGCTGCTACCCGCCCAAGCCAGCGAAGTGATCCGCTTCTTCTATAAGGGACCAGCAGATGAAAAAGAGCGCTACTACCGCATTGTCTGGTTTGATCAGGCCCTCAGTGATGCGCAGCGCGATAATGCCAACCGTAGCGCTGTGGCCACTGCTTCCGCCCGCATCGGCACCATTCTGGTCGTCGCACCCCGCCAGGCAAACTACCACTTTCAGTACGCCAACGGCTCCCTGACAAATACAGGAAATGCGACGCTGCGGATCCTCGCCTACGGCCCCTGCCTGAAAGCCGCCAATGGTAAGGAGTGTAAAGAGAATTACTACCTGATGCCGGGCAAGTCGCGTCGTTTTACCCGCGTGGACACGGCGGATAACAAAGGACGGGTTGCACTTTGGCAGGGTGATAAGTTCATTCCCGTGAAATAGATAGCTGTGCAGATGGATAACGACAATGCCTTTACGACGGTTCTCCCCAGGACTGAAAGCCCAGTTTGCCTTCGGCATGGTCTTTTTGTTCGTTCAGCCCGATGCCAGCGCTGCTGACATAAGTGCGCAGCAAATAGGTGGGGTGATTATTCCGCAGGCCTTCAGTCAGGCGCTTCAGGACGGCATGAGCGTCCCGCTCTATATTCATCTCGCCGGTAGCCAGGGTCGCCAGGACGATCAGCGAATCGGCAGCGCTTTTATCTGGTTGGATGATGGACAGTTACGCATCCGGAAAATACAGCTGGAAGAGAGTGAAGATAACGCCAGTGTCAGCGAACAAACTCGACAGCAACTGATGACTCTGGCCAACGCCCCGTTCAATGAGGCCCTTACCATCCCCCTGACTGACAACGCGCAGTTGGATCTCAGCTTGCGCCAACTGCTGCTGCAGCTGGTGGTCAAGCGCGAAGCGCTGGGCACCGTACTACGCTCACGTAGCGAAGACATCGGGCAGTCCAGTGTTAACACCCTCAGCAGTAATCTGAGCTATAACTTCGGCGTCTATAACAACCAGTTGCGTAACGGCGGGAGCAACACCTCCAGCTATCTGTCGCTGAATAACGTTACTGCGCTGCGCGAACATCACGTGGTGCTCGACGGCTCACTGTACGGGATTGGTAGCGGTCAACAGGACAGTGAATTATATAAAGCGATGTATGAACGCGATTTTGCTGGTCACCGATTTGCCGGTGGAATGCTCGACACCTGGAACTTGCAGTCCTTAGGGCCGATGACCGCCATTTCAGCAGGGAAGATTTACGGCCTTTCCTGGGGAAACCAGGCCAGCTCCACCATCTTCGACAGCAGCCAATCGGCCACGCCAGTGATCGCCTTTTTACCGGCGGCGGGCGAAGTACATCTCACCCGTGATGGGCGACTACTAAGCGTTCAGAACTTCACCATGGGCAATCATGAAGTGGATACCCGGGGTCTACCGTACGGTATTTACGATGTGGAAGTTGAGGTAATCGTTAACGGTCGCGTGATCAGCAAACGCACCCAGCGGGTCAATAAGCTGTTTAGCCGGGGACGTGGCGTCGGTGCACCGCTGGCGTGGCAGATATGGGGCGGTAGCTTTCATATGGATCGCTGGTCGGAAAACGGGAAAAAGACGCGACCAGCCAAAGAGAGTTGGCTGGCAGGTGCCTCGACCTCCGGCTCACTGAGTACGTTTAGCTGGGCGGCAACGGGATATGGATACGATAATCAGGCGGTGGGTGAAACCCGTCTGACGCTGCCGCTTGGGGGGGCGATCAACGTTAACCTGCAAAACATGCTGGCCAGTGACAGCTCATGGAGCAACATCGCCAGCATCAGCGCCACTCTACCTGGAGGCTTCAGTTCGCTGTGGGTTAACCAGGAAAAAACCCGCATTGGCAATCAATTGCGACGTAGCGATGCCGACAACCGTGCAATCGGCGGCACACTCAACCTGAACTCACTGTGGTCGAAGCTGGGTACGTTCAGCATCAGCTACAATGATGACCGCCGCTACAACAGCCATTATTACACGGCAGATTACTATCAAAGTGTCTACAGCGGTACCTTTGGTTCGCTTGGCCTGCGGGCCGGTATTCAGCGCTATAACAACGGCGACAGCAGCGCCAATACAGGGAAATATATCGCTCTCGATCTCTCGCTACCACTGGGCAACTGGTTTAGCGCAGGGATGACCCATCAAAACGGCTACACCATGGCAAACCTGTCAGCACGCAAACAGTTTGATGAAGGAACCATTCGCACTGTTGGTGCCAATCTGTCACGAGCCATCTCCGGCGATACCGGTGATGACAAAACCCTCAGCGGTGGGGCGTATGCACAGTTCGACGCTCGTTACGCCAGCGGAACGCTGAACGTCAATAGCGCGGCGGACGGCTACATCAATACTAATTTGACCGCCAACGGCAGCGTCGGCTGGCAGGGTAAAAACATCGCTGCCAGCGGGCGGACCGATGGCAACGCTGGGGTGATATTCGACACTGGCCTGGAGAACGATGGTCAGATCAGCGCCAAAATCAACGGGCGGATTTTCCCGCTTAACGGCAAGCGTAACTATCTCCCGCTCTCTCCCTATGGAAGATATGAGGTGGAGTTGCAGAACAGCAAAAACTCACTCGACAGTTACGATATCGTCAGCGGTCGCAAAAGTCATCTGACTCTCTATCCAGGCAATGTCGCTGTCATTGAGCCAGAGGTGAAGCAGATGGTTACCGTCTCCGGTCGTATCCGTGCGGAAGACGGCACACTGCTGGCTAACGCACGGATTAACAACCATATCGGCCGAACCCGAACCGATGAAAACGGCGAGTTTGTCATGGACGTGGATAAGAAATACCCCACTATCGATTTTCGCTACAGTGGCAATAAAACCTGCGAAGTGGCACTGGAACTCAACCAGGCGCGCGGTGCCGTCTGGGTCGGTGATGTGGTCTGCAGCGGCCTCTCATCGTGGGCGGCGGTGACGCAGACAGGAGAAGAGAATGAGAGTTAACCTACTGATAGCGATGATAATCTTTGCGCTAATCTGGCCTGCAACCGCGCTCAGAGCGGCAGTGAGCAAAACAACCTGGGCGGATGCTCCGGCACGCGAGTTTGTGTTTGTCGAAAACAACTCAGACGACAACTTTTTCGTCACTCCTGGCGGGGCGCTGGATCCGCGCCTGACCGGTGCCAACCGCTGGACCGGTTTAAAATACAATGGTTCAGGAACCATCTATCAGCAAAGCCTCGGCTACATTGATAACGGTTACAACACCGGCCTTTATACCAACTGGAAGTTTGATATGTGGCTGGAAAATTCACCAGTTTCATCTCCTTTAACTGGCTTGCGCTGCATCAACTGGTACGCAGGGTGTAATATGACCACCAGTCTTATCCTGCCGCAAACCACCGACGCCAGTGGATTTTATGGCGCGACGGTGACCAGCGGCGGCGCGAAATGGATGCACGGCATGTTGTCAGACGCGTTTTACCAGTATCTGCAACAAATGCCCGTCGGCAGCAGCTTTACAATGACCATCAATGCCTGCCAGACCTCTGTGAACTATGACGCCAACAGCGGCGCACGCTGTAAGGATCAGGCCTCCGGCAACTGGTATGTTCGCAACGTCACCCATACGAAAGCAGCAAATCTGCGGTTGATAAATACCCACTCGCTGGCGGAAGTATTTATCAACAGCGACGGAGTACCGACTCTGGGCGAAGGGAACGCCGACTGCCGGACGCAAACCATCGGCAGCCGTTCAGGATTAAGTTGTAAGATGGTTAACTATACCCTGCAAACAAACGGACTCAGCAACACCTCAATCCATATATTCCCGGCGATCGCCAACTCGTCGTTAGCCTCGGCCGTCGGGGCGTACGATATGCAGTTCAGTCTGAATGGCAGTTCATGGAAACCGGTGAGCAATACTGCCTATTACTACACCTTCAACGAGATGAAGAGCGCAGACTCGATCTATGTTTTCTTCTCGAGCAACTTCTTTAAACAGATGGTGAACCTCGGGATCAGCGATATCAACACCAAAGATCTATTCAACTTTCGCTTTCAGAACACCACATCACCGGAGTCTGGCTGGTATGAATTTTCTACCTCCAACACGCTGATTATCAAACCCCGTGATTTCAGCATCAGTATTATCTCCGATGAATATACTCAGACACCGTCGCGGGAGGGATATGTTGGCAGCGGCGAGTCGGCACTCGATTTCGGGTATATCGTAACCACCAGCGGTAAAACAGCTGCCGACGAAGTGCTGATCAAGGTGACCGGACCCGCGCAGGTGATTGGCGGGCGCTCCTATTGTGTCTTCAGCTCCGATGACGGTAAGGCGAAAGTACCGTTCCCGGCGACGCTTTCCTTTATTACCCGCAACGGAGCTACAAAAACCTACGATGCCGGGTGCGATGATAGCTGGCGGGATATGACCGATGCGCTGTGGTTGACCACACCGTGGACTGATATCTCTGGCGAAGTGGGGCAGATGGATAAGACCACAGTCAAATTTTCGATTCCAATGGATAACGCCATTTCTCTGCGTACGGTAGATGATAACGGCTGGTTTGGCGAAGTCAGCGCTTCAGGAGAGATTCATGTTCAGGCGACGTGGCGTAACATTAACTAAGGCCCTGCTGACAGTGGTCTGTATGCTGGCGGCACCTTTGACACAGGCGATTTCGGTCGGCAATCTGACTTTTTCACTGCCGTCCGAGACTGACTTTGTCAGCAAACGTGTCGTGAATAACAACAAAAGCGCGCGGATATACCGTATTGCCATCAGTGCTATTGATAGCCCGGGCAGCAGTGAATTGCGCACCCGACCGGTGGATGGTGAACTACTTTTCGCCCCCCGCCAGCTGGCGTTGCAGGCTGGTGAGAGCGAGTATTTTAAATTTTACTATCATGGCCCACGGGATAACCGCGAGCGCTACTACCGGGTCTCATTTCGCGAGGTCCCCACTCGTAACCTGACAAAACGCAGCCCAAGCGGCGGTGAGGTCAGCACGGAGCCGGTGGTGGTGATGGATACCATTCTGGTAGTACGACCACGTCAGGTTCAGTTTAAATGGTCCTTCGATCAGGTGACCGGAACGGTAAGTAACACCGGCAACACGTGGTTTAAGCTACTGATTAAACCAGGATGTGATTCGACCGAAGAGGAAGGCGATGCCTGGTATCTACGTCCGGGAGACGTGGTTCATCAGCCTGAGTTACGTCAGCCGGGGAATCATTATCTGGTCTATAACGACAAATTCATTAAGATTAGCGATTCCTGTCCGGCTAAGCCCCCTTCGGCGGACTAAGACTTATCCATCGGACGAGGGAAGAATTCCACCTCAGAGACTCAAAAATCGTTTAAATGATGTGGAAGCGATCGTCAATGTCACCGATGAGCTTTCTCATATGCACACCACAGTGTTCAGGAGACACGGAAAGGTACCAGGCGGCCTGCTAACGAGTGGTTTCTTCACTAATTAGGACGTAAAATCGGTAACGGCTGGAAATCATTCAATACTCACACTATCGAAAGTACACCAGCCAACCGCGATACGTCCCTGCATACGACGTACCGCAGTTCTCTTTACGATTTATAGCTGTACTGGTGAATTATGAGCAATCTGAATCCATGCATGACGTGTGGTGCCTGTTGTGCATTTTTCCGCGTCTCTTTTTACTGGGCCGAAGCCGACGATGCTGGCGGTACCATTCCCGCCAGGCTCACTGAACAAATATCCCCTTTTCACCGATGCATGAGCGGTACTAATCAGAAAAATCCCCGATGTATTGCCCTTGCAGGAACACCGGGCAAAAATGCCTGCTGCACGATATATGAAAATCGATCGTCCACATGCAGAGAATTCGCCATGTCTGGTGAGAACGGAGAAGTCAATGAGGCTTGCAATCGTGCAAGAGCTAAATATGGGCTAACACCGTTATAAATATACAATAATTAATTGCATTGCCCCGCCAGTTGTAATAGCGGGGCTTCGTTTTTCAGGGACAACAAAACCTGAAACTTCTTCCATTTTCCAGCAACAATGCCTCTTTTTCTGTAGCGTTCTCCGGATCTACATCATCCTGAAGTAGCGCGATATGATCACTGACTGTCCGCATCAGAATATGAAAAGCAACGTTTTTAACCTATAAAAATGGCGCTATATTTGCGCCATTTTTATCATTCAAAGCATTATCTATTTGAGCCTAAAGGGATCTCAGGATCTGGCTCATGGGTAATTCTGTTTCGTAAATCTCTGCGAATAATTTCAATAGACCAGAACCAGACTAAATGTCCAAAAATTTCAGAGACATTCTCATACCACGGAAGATCAAAGAGAGGTGGCGTAAGTCCCATGAGAGGGAATGAAATCATATGAACAAAAAGTTGCGCTAAAGCACCTGCCAGTAAGCCCTGCCAAAGTTTAATTTTCGGAAATACTTCGGCGACCACACAGTAACCAACGGCAAAAACTATCGAAAAGATTATGTGCGTTACACCAACCCAGTTAAAGACATGCCCGGC
It encodes the following:
- the ecpR gene encoding ECP biosynthesis operon DNA-binding transcriptional regulator EcpR, with the protein product MECQNRSDKYIWSPHDAYFYKGLSELIVDIDRLIYLSLEKIRKDFVFINLNTDSLTEFINRDNEWLSAVKGKQVVLIAARKSEALANYWYYNSNIRGVVYAGLSRDIRKELAYVINGRFLRKDIKKDKITDREMEIIRMTAQGMLPKSIARIENCSVKTVYTHRRNAEAKLYSKLYKLVQ
- the ykgM gene encoding type B 50S ribosomal protein L31, producing the protein MKPNIHPEYRTVVFHDTSVDEYFKIGSTIKTDREIELDGVTYPYVTIDVSSKSHPFYTGKLRTVASEGNVARFTQRFGRFVSTKKGA
- the ecpD gene encoding fimbrial adhesin EcpD, whose product is MRVNLLIAMIIFALIWPATALRAAVSKTTWADAPAREFVFVENNSDDNFFVTPGGALDPRLTGANRWTGLKYNGSGTIYQQSLGYIDNGYNTGLYTNWKFDMWLENSPVSSPLTGLRCINWYAGCNMTTSLILPQTTDASGFYGATVTSGGAKWMHGMLSDAFYQYLQQMPVGSSFTMTINACQTSVNYDANSGARCKDQASGNWYVRNVTHTKAANLRLINTHSLAEVFINSDGVPTLGEGNADCRTQTIGSRSGLSCKMVNYTLQTNGLSNTSIHIFPAIANSSLASAVGAYDMQFSLNGSSWKPVSNTAYYYTFNEMKSADSIYVFFSSNFFKQMVNLGISDINTKDLFNFRFQNTTSPESGWYEFSTSNTLIIKPRDFSISIISDEYTQTPSREGYVGSGESALDFGYIVTTSGKTAADEVLIKVTGPAQVIGGRSYCVFSSDDGKAKVPFPATLSFITRNGATKTYDAGCDDSWRDMTDALWLTTPWTDISGEVGQMDKTTVKFSIPMDNAISLRTVDDNGWFGEVSASGEIHVQATWRNIN
- the ykgR gene encoding small membrane protein YkgR — its product is MKKNKVQQISHKLINIVVFVAIVEYAYLFLHFY
- the ykgO gene encoding type B 50S ribosomal protein L36; its protein translation is MKVLNSLRTAKERHPDCQIVKRKGRLYVICKSNPRFKAVQGRKKKR
- the ecpA gene encoding common pilus major fimbrillin subunit EcpA — protein: MKKKVLAIALVTVFTGTGVAQAADVTAQAVATWSATAKKDTTSKLVVTPLGSLAFQYAEGIKGFNSQKGLFDVAIEGDSTATAFKLTSRLITNTLTQLDTSGSTLNVGVDYNGAAVEKTGDTVMIDTANGVLGGNLSPLANGYNASNRTTAQDGFTFSIISGTTNGTTAVTDYSTLPEGIWSGDVSVQFDATWTS
- the ykgJ gene encoding YkgJ family cysteine cluster protein, with product MSNLNPCMTCGACCAFFRVSFYWAEADDAGGTIPARLTEQISPFHRCMSGTNQKNPRCIALAGTPGKNACCTIYENRSSTCREFAMSGENGEVNEACNRARAKYGLTPL
- the ecpE gene encoding fimbrial chaperone EcpE produces the protein MFRRRGVTLTKALLTVVCMLAAPLTQAISVGNLTFSLPSETDFVSKRVVNNNKSARIYRIAISAIDSPGSSELRTRPVDGELLFAPRQLALQAGESEYFKFYYHGPRDNRERYYRVSFREVPTRNLTKRSPSGGEVSTEPVVVMDTILVVRPRQVQFKWSFDQVTGTVSNTGNTWFKLLIKPGCDSTEEEGDAWYLRPGDVVHQPELRQPGNHYLVYNDKFIKISDSCPAKPPSAD
- the yagU gene encoding YagU family protein; the encoded protein is MNIFEQTPPNRRRYGLAAFIGLIAGVVSAFVKWGAEVPLPPRSPVDMFNAACGPESLIRAAGQIDCSRNFLNPPYIFLRDWLGLTDPNSAVYTFAGHVFNWVGVTHIIFSIVFAVGYCVVAEVFPKIKLWQGLLAGALAQLFVHMISFPLMGLTPPLFDLPWYENVSEIFGHLVWFWSIEIIRRDLRNRITHEPDPEIPLGSNR
- the ecpC gene encoding fimbrial usher EcpC, which produces MPLRRFSPGLKAQFAFGMVFLFVQPDASAADISAQQIGGVIIPQAFSQALQDGMSVPLYIHLAGSQGRQDDQRIGSAFIWLDDGQLRIRKIQLEESEDNASVSEQTRQQLMTLANAPFNEALTIPLTDNAQLDLSLRQLLLQLVVKREALGTVLRSRSEDIGQSSVNTLSSNLSYNFGVYNNQLRNGGSNTSSYLSLNNVTALREHHVVLDGSLYGIGSGQQDSELYKAMYERDFAGHRFAGGMLDTWNLQSLGPMTAISAGKIYGLSWGNQASSTIFDSSQSATPVIAFLPAAGEVHLTRDGRLLSVQNFTMGNHEVDTRGLPYGIYDVEVEVIVNGRVISKRTQRVNKLFSRGRGVGAPLAWQIWGGSFHMDRWSENGKKTRPAKESWLAGASTSGSLSTFSWAATGYGYDNQAVGETRLTLPLGGAINVNLQNMLASDSSWSNIASISATLPGGFSSLWVNQEKTRIGNQLRRSDADNRAIGGTLNLNSLWSKLGTFSISYNDDRRYNSHYYTADYYQSVYSGTFGSLGLRAGIQRYNNGDSSANTGKYIALDLSLPLGNWFSAGMTHQNGYTMANLSARKQFDEGTIRTVGANLSRAISGDTGDDKTLSGGAYAQFDARYASGTLNVNSAADGYINTNLTANGSVGWQGKNIAASGRTDGNAGVIFDTGLENDGQISAKINGRIFPLNGKRNYLPLSPYGRYEVELQNSKNSLDSYDIVSGRKSHLTLYPGNVAVIEPEVKQMVTVSGRIRAEDGTLLANARINNHIGRTRTDENGEFVMDVDKKYPTIDFRYSGNKTCEVALELNQARGAVWVGDVVCSGLSSWAAVTQTGEENES
- the ecpB gene encoding fimbrial chaperone EcpB, giving the protein MKKHLLPLALLFSGISPAQALDVGDISSFMNSDSSTLSKTIQNSTDSGRLINIRLERLSSPLDDGQVIAMDKPDELLLTPASLLLPAQASEVIRFFYKGPADEKERYYRIVWFDQALSDAQRDNANRSAVATASARIGTILVVAPRQANYHFQYANGSLTNTGNATLRILAYGPCLKAANGKECKENYYLMPGKSRRFTRVDTADNKGRVALWQGDKFIPVK